One region of Acidovorax sp. T1 genomic DNA includes:
- a CDS encoding bifunctional enoyl-CoA hydratase/phosphate acetyltransferase, protein MTTSSAPVDGAADALQVLRNRTFDEIAIGDSASLERAFSPQDIHMFALQSGDVDPESSVSSPSRGTTEAICANALISAVLGTRLPGPGTQYVSQNLRLLGAVRPGDRLTVQMQVSSKDTATHHVTLDCTCTSQEGVAIFQGQVEVVAPTERIERTRTALPEIHPDAQGRTGLQHLLAHVAHLQPIRVAVAHPCDVPSLSAALEARHAGLIEPVLVGPRGRLEAVATEAGLDLADVAIVDVPHSHAAAQQAVALAAAGEVEALMKGSLHTDELMSALVSAAAGLRTKRRVSHCFLLQTPAYPRPFIVTDAAINIAPNLEQKADIIRNAIELAQVIGVREPKVAILAAVETVSPTMAATLDAAALCKMADRGQITGGLLDGPLAFDNAVSIAAARIKGIVSEVAGQADILVVPDLESGNMLAKQLIFMGGAASAGIVLGAKVPVILTSRADSRDTRIASCAIALMLAHHYRLSPP, encoded by the coding sequence ATGACGACGTCCTCCGCACCGGTCGATGGCGCCGCCGACGCATTGCAGGTTCTGCGCAACCGCACCTTCGACGAGATCGCCATCGGCGACAGCGCCAGCCTCGAACGCGCGTTTTCGCCGCAAGACATCCACATGTTCGCGCTGCAATCGGGCGATGTGGATCCGGAATCTTCGGTGTCTTCGCCCTCGCGGGGCACCACGGAGGCCATTTGTGCAAACGCCCTGATCTCGGCTGTGCTGGGAACACGCCTGCCGGGGCCTGGAACCCAATATGTCAGCCAGAACCTGCGCTTGCTCGGAGCCGTTCGGCCCGGCGACAGGCTGACCGTGCAGATGCAGGTGAGCAGCAAAGACACGGCCACCCATCACGTCACGCTGGACTGCACCTGCACCAGCCAGGAGGGGGTGGCGATTTTCCAAGGCCAGGTAGAGGTCGTAGCGCCCACTGAGCGCATTGAAAGAACGCGCACGGCGTTGCCGGAAATCCATCCGGATGCGCAGGGCCGCACAGGCCTGCAGCACCTGCTGGCGCATGTCGCGCACTTGCAACCGATTCGGGTAGCCGTCGCCCATCCGTGCGATGTCCCCAGCCTGTCCGCTGCGCTCGAAGCGCGCCACGCGGGGTTGATCGAGCCGGTGCTGGTCGGGCCACGAGGGCGGCTCGAAGCAGTCGCCACCGAGGCCGGGCTGGATCTGGCCGACGTCGCCATTGTGGACGTCCCGCACAGCCACGCCGCTGCGCAGCAAGCCGTCGCCTTGGCAGCCGCAGGTGAAGTCGAAGCCCTGATGAAAGGGAGCCTGCACACCGACGAACTGATGTCCGCGCTGGTTTCGGCAGCAGCGGGGTTGCGCACCAAGCGCCGGGTCAGCCATTGCTTCCTGTTGCAGACACCGGCCTATCCGCGCCCGTTCATCGTCACCGATGCGGCGATCAATATCGCCCCGAATCTGGAACAGAAGGCAGACATCATCCGCAACGCCATCGAGCTGGCACAGGTGATCGGCGTGCGCGAACCCAAGGTCGCGATCCTGGCCGCGGTCGAGACGGTCAGCCCGACGATGGCGGCCACGCTGGACGCTGCGGCGCTGTGCAAGATGGCCGATCGCGGCCAGATCACTGGCGGCCTGCTCGACGGGCCGCTGGCCTTCGACAACGCCGTCTCCATCGCCGCTGCGCGTATCAAGGGGATCGTTTCCGAGGTCGCCGGGCAAGCTGACATCCTCGTCGTGCCTGACCTGGAGAGCGGCAACATGCTTGCCAAGCAGTTGATCTTCATGGGCGGCGCAGCCAGCGCCGGGATCGTTCTTGGAGCCAAGGTGCCAGTCATTCTGACCAGCCGCGCCGACTCGCGTGATACACGCATCGCCTCATGCGCGATCGCACTGATGCTGGCCCACCACTATCGGCTGTCACCCCCTTGA
- a CDS encoding SDR family NAD(P)-dependent oxidoreductase has protein sequence MQYSFSGRVALVTGAGSGIGEAIARLLASNGLNVVVSDVSADNAQRVTSLINAEGGHAVANVADVACIDEVQAAVACAVDTFGDLHFAVNNAGIGGDQSPAGELDPAAWRRVIDVNLNGVFYGLRHQIPAILRSGGGAIVNVSSILGVVGDAANPAYVAAKHGVTGLTRSAGLAYASKGIRINSIHPGYVRTPILDFLDESALQKAVDLHPIGRLGTPDEIAHAVAFLLSEGSSFFAGTQLIADGGYTAR, from the coding sequence ATGCAGTACTCATTCTCTGGCCGCGTAGCCCTGGTCACCGGTGCAGGGTCTGGCATTGGCGAGGCCATTGCCCGGCTGCTTGCAAGCAACGGCCTGAATGTCGTCGTCTCCGATGTCAGCGCCGACAATGCGCAGCGCGTCACCAGCCTCATCAACGCCGAGGGCGGCCACGCCGTGGCCAACGTGGCCGACGTGGCATGCATCGATGAGGTCCAGGCTGCCGTGGCCTGCGCGGTCGATACGTTCGGCGACCTTCATTTTGCCGTCAACAACGCCGGTATCGGTGGCGACCAGAGCCCGGCGGGAGAACTGGACCCTGCCGCCTGGCGCCGGGTGATCGATGTCAACCTGAACGGCGTGTTCTATGGCCTGCGCCATCAGATTCCCGCCATCCTGCGCTCGGGAGGCGGCGCCATCGTCAACGTCTCCTCCATCCTGGGGGTGGTGGGCGACGCAGCGAACCCTGCGTACGTCGCAGCCAAACATGGCGTGACCGGGCTGACCCGCTCGGCAGGACTGGCCTATGCGTCCAAGGGAATCCGGATCAATTCGATTCATCCCGGTTACGTGCGTACGCCCATCCTGGATTTCCTGGATGAATCGGCCCTCCAGAAGGCCGTTGACCTGCATCCGATCGGCCGTCTGGGGACCCCGGACGAAATCGCCCATGCCGTGGCGTTTTTGCTATCGGAAGGAAGCAGCTTCTTTGCGGGCACCCAGCTCATCGCGGACGGCGGCTACACGGCACGCTGA